The DNA sequence AAAGAATCAATTGATGCAGCAGCCAAAATAATCAATTCAATTACTGAAGTCCCTGAAATAGGAAAAGTATATAAAGGTAAAATCAAATCAATTGTATCTTTTGGAGCTTTTGTTGAAATATTACCTAAAAAAGAAGGTTTATTACATATTTCAGAAATTGAATGGCGCCGAATTATTGCTGTTGAAGATATTTTAAAAGAAGGACAGGAAATTGAAGTAAAACTTCTTGATATTGACAGAAGCGGAAAACTAAAACTTTCAAGAAAAGTATTATTACCAAAACCTGAAAGAAAGGAAAATTAGAAACTTTTAGGCTTTAAAAGTAAAATATAGCTGTCCGTTTTTTCGGATGGCTATTGTTTTTTATAACCGTTCATAGACTTTAAATAATTGATTATAATTTATACATATTAGAATTTCAATATTAAAGAAAAAAGTTGACAATTGACAATTAGCAGTAGGCAAAATTGTCAACTGTCAACTGTCAATTGTTTACTGTAAACTTAAAACTTTGTTAGTCAATTTACTATGTTATGTTCTTTATTAACCTTATAAACGGTTACTATTATTTTATTGTAGATTTTCATATTCTAAATTTAACTTTTCCCAGTTTTTCATTTCTTCGTTTAATTCTTTTTTCAGATTTTCATACTTAGAATAAAAAACATTATCTGCCTGTAACTTGTTAAGTTTTTCAGGATTTGACAATAATTCATCAATTTCAGAAATTTCTTTTTCAAGTCTTGTAATTTCTTTTTCGGATTTTGAAATTTTATTGCTTATTTTTCTTAATACTTTATCAAATTCCTTTTTTTCAAGATATGATAATTTATTTTCGGTAGATTGTTTTGATTTTAATAATTTATTTGTTTTTCCCTTTCTTTCAAGTTCAATTAATGAAGATATTTTTTTCTTTTTAATAAAATCATATATGCTACAAATATTTTCCTTTACATTTTTATTAGTAAATTCATAAACTTTATCTGTAAGTCCATTAAGAAAATCCCTGTCGTGTGAAACAATAATTAAAGTTCCATTAAATTTTAACAATGCCTGTTTTAAAATATCTTTTGAACGTATATCAAGATGGTTTGTTGGTTCATCAAGAACAAGTAAATTAACAGGTTTAAGGAGCATTAAAGCAAGCGACAAACGAGACCTTTCTCCGCCTGAAAGAACAGAAACTTTTTTATCAACATCATCACCACTAAAAAGAAAAGAACCTAAAATATCCCTTACCTTAGTTCTTATTTCGCCAACTGCCTCATCGTCTATTGTTTGTAAAACTGTTTTGTTGTCATCAAGAAGTTCTGCCTGGTTTTGAGCATAATATCCAATTTTAACATTATGACCAATTTTTAATACTCCTTCATGTTGTAATTCACCTATTATTACTTTTGATAAAGTAGTTTTTCCCTCCCCATTTTTCCCGACAAAACAAACCTTTTCGCCTTTTTCAATAATTAAATTAACGTTTTTAAGAACTAAAAGTTCATCATAACTTTTTGAAAGGTCCATTGTTTCAACAACGATTGTACCGGAATGCGGAGCAGGAGGAAATTTAAAATGCATTGTTAATGTATCTTCTTCCTCAATCTCAATACGTTCTAATTTTGCTAATTGTTTAATTTTCGATTGCACCTGTACTGCTTTTGTAGCCTTATACCTGAAACGTTTAATAAATTTTTCAGTTTCATCAATCATTTTTTGCTGATTGCGATAGGCAGATAATTGTTGTTGTCGTCTTTCCTTACGTAATTCAACAAATTTAGAATATGGTACTTTGTAATCAAATGTTTTTCCAAGTGATATTTCAATTGTTCTGGCAGTTACGGTATCAAGGAATTTTCTATCATGAGCAACAAGCATTACTGCTCCTTTATAATCTTTTAATAATTCTTCTAACCATTGTATTGATTCAATATCAAGATGGTTAGTGGGTTCATCAAGTAACAGAATATTAGGTTTTTTTAGTAATATTTTTGCAAGCTCAATCCTCATACGCCATCCACCACTAAATTCAGATGTTTGTCTGCTAAAATCACTTTTCAAAAATCCAAGTCCTGCTAAAATTTTTTCAACACTTGCATGTATATTAGCTCCTCCAATAATCTGAAATCTTTCATTTTTTTCATTAAGTTTATTAAATAGTTTTATATAGCTTTCCGATTCATAATCTATTCTGTTGGATATTTCATTATTTATGTCTTTTATATCTTTTTCAATTTGTAATATTTCGGAAAAAGAAGAGATTGTTTCTTCATAAACAGTTCTTTTATCTTCTATTATCATTTGTTGTGGAAGATAACCTATTGTAATATCATTAGGAATTGAAACCTGCCCTTTTTCAGTTTTTTGTTCTCCTGCAATAATTTTTAAAAGAGTGGTTTTTCCTGCACCATTTCTTCCCGCCAAACCAATACGATCGCGTTGATTTATAAGAAATGAAACATTATTAAAAAGTTCAAATCCTCCAAAATGCACAGTTAATTGGTTAATTGAAATCATTCAGTTTATTATTTTTTACCATATCCCACGAAAATATATATTTTAATGCTTTTACATGCATTATTCGGGTTAAAAAAATATTTATAATAAATTCCGAACTCACAAAAACAAGCAATGTTTAAAAAAGATTCGCAAGGTTACTGTAATTTTTTGATGAAATTGTTACATTGCTATATTGCTACATTGTTATTTTATAACCATTTAGCAATTGAACAATTGAGCAATTTAACAATTGATACCCATTATTAATACATGTTTGTGATTTAAATTTACAATACTCTAATTTTTTTGAGTTCAGAAATAATAATAACACTATGCTATTTTATGAAGAAAAATAATTTTTATATCAAAAATAATTCAAATATCCAAAATGGATTTTGGCTGATTTTAAAAGAAATGGATTATTCATTTGTTTTCCAACAGCATAATTTATTGTAAATATTCCGGCTTTTGTTTCAAGATTAATTCCTATCCCAAAAGATAAAGGTTCATCAGATTTTTTTTCAGCATGAATGTTTTTTTTATAAAAGCATTGGTCAAAAAACAAATAAACATTTGAATTTTTTTCATATATATATCTAAGTTCCAGCGTGTTAATATAAAACAGAGATGCCAATATCGATTTTTCATCAAAACCCCTGATGGTTTTTAATCCTCCTAATTTAAAAAGTTCATTTTCGAACAAATTTGAATTATTTATAAAACCTGAATTATTTTGATATTTTATTACTGTATTTTTAAAAATCGTTTTGTACAAAAAAAATATTAACGTACCCTTACTTTGATTTGTTTTTGTATCAAAATCATTATATATATCCTCATCAATATCCGGGTTTTTTATTATTCGTTTTATTCCATTACTAATTTTAAACTCTAAAAAATAACCATTTCGGGGATTTATTTTATAATCAAGTTTTTCGAACCGAAACCCTAATCCTAATAATTGAGATTTAATATCAGCATTATATAATTCGTTTCCATTTTGAGACATTTCATTCGATAACAATGTTGAATTATAAAAATCGCTATATCCGGCAATATAATTTCTGCTATTTATTAAATATTGTAAACCAATGGTTGAATTTACAGATAAAAATAAAGTATCTACTTTATCAATATTTAATTGAAAATCAACTCCAAATTGTGTTGAAAAAAGATAAGGATAATTTATATTCAATGTTAAATCCTGTGACAAAACTTTTGTTCGTTTCCATGTAAAAGATACCAATTCACCCTTTTTAAATGAATTTAATAAATAAAGAGAAAGTTCACCGGTAAGTAGTATTTTATTCTGAGTTTCATTATCCGGCAAAAAACCTATTATTCCATTAAAACGGTTTGCCTTTTTATTTTCAAGGTATAATTTAATATCAGTTTTACCTTTTTTAAATTCTATTTCATAAGGTTTTGTTTCTCTTATAAAAGGTAGCTCATTTATACGTGTACTGATATTTTTTATTTTTTCTTCGTTATATTCCTTATCTTTTTCTATTCCGAGATACTTTTTTATATATGTTACAGATGTTTTTGTATTTCCAATAATGTGTATGCTATCGAATACATAATATTCATTTTTATTTAATTGCAGATTTGCTTCTATTTTATTATTATGAAAACTCAAAGGCTCTAAAGTAATTGTAGCAAAAGGATAGCCATTATTTTCACAATATTCTAATATTCTTGAATTTGTTTTTTTTATGTCCGAGAAATTAATTGATTGATACGAATATTTCCTTTTTTCAATTCTTGTTTTTCTAACAATAATATCATCTATACTATCAAATGAAACATTTACCCATGAATATTTTTGCCCAAAATATAAATATGCATTTATATTGGTATTATTATAAATAATGGAATCAAATGAAGCAGAAAGAAAACCTTTTTTAAAATATAATTGTAAATAATTATCTAAATAACTAACTAATGATAATGAATCACTATGATTTTTTTGATAAGATATTATTTTATCATGCTTATATTGTTCTGAGCAGTTTATTATGTTTAATTGATAAGAATTATTTTGTGCAAATACATAATTAATGATAAAAAATACTATTATTAATAATTTATATTTTAAAAGTATGTACTGTAACATAATGAATTATCAATCTATATTTGCTTTATATTTAACTTGTTAATATTAATTAATATTACATTTGTAAGCATGAAAAAAGTAAATTTTAATCGCTAAAGTCAAAATAATACCGATTAGATATTCAATATAGTCTAATTTTATTAAACTATTTTCATGTAGCATCGGCATTAACCATTGTAAAATTATAAAATACACTTTAGGCAATTTTATAATTACAATTGGTATAATTTACCATGTTCCTCAGAAAAAAATATTATTTTAGCAAACATAAAAAAATTATATATAATTTTTAATGAAAAAGATATTACAAAACTTACCAATTTGGTTAATTAGCTTGTTTATAGGTATTATATTACCATTAATATTCCATAAAAAATCGTTTGACCCTGTTTTATTGCCACGTTTGCTCGGTTTATCTATCCTTGTTTTTATTTTAATCATAACTTATTTTTATTTTGTTTGGAAACAGAAAATAAATTTTCAACCAACAAAAAAAATGCTTTTATTATTAATAGTAATGACAGGTTATATATTATCTTCTTTTATATCAAGTTTTAATGCCATTAATTTTTCTGAAGGGATTTTCGAAACTGTTAAAAGTTCAACTATAATTATGTTTTTCATTTTTATAGTGATAGCCGTAAATTATAATTGGAAAAATATAAATATTTTAATAAAATCAATTCTTATACTTAGTCTTGTTATTATATCAATAGGTATTTATCAACTATCAAAAGTTGATTTCAAAGAAGCAATAGGACATGAAAATTATATGGCATATTATTATACAAAAGCATTATTAGTTGTTAAATCAACACTTGCACTTAAAAATTTATTTTCATCTGCATTGTTTTTATCTCTCCCCTATCTAATTTTTGGAGTAATATTTTATAAAAAATACTGGCGAATTATTTCAATAATACTTCTTGTTATTTCACTATGTTTTATTATAATGCTTATTGCTAGAGCTGTTTGGATTTCTTTGGCAGTTTCAGTAGTATGTGGAATATTATTAACATTAATATATTACATTAAAAAACAGGATTTATGGAAAATCTTTATTGAAAATAAAATCAAATCATTTACAATAAGTATAATTACCATATCAATAATAGGAACAATTTTTTATACCTTTTCATATTCAGAACTTCGGTTTGCAATGATATTCAGGGATAAGGTTGCAGAATTAACAGATTTTCAGGCGTATAAACAGGAAAATATTATTAATGCCAAACGACAAACATCTACACAAACAAGACTATTAGCATGGTACAGATCATATAAAATGTTTAAAGAGAACCCAATAATTGGGGTTGGTCCCGGTAACTGGAGAGTAAATCTCCCAAAGTATGGATTACATGGTTATAAAAAGGAAATAGAATATGGTAAGCAAAATTTTCAACGCGCACATAATGATTTTATTTGGGTATTATGTGAAACAGGAATAATCGGATTGTTTTTCTATCTTTTGATTTTTATTATTCCATTATATTTTTTACTGAAAAATATTTTTAGTTCTGAAAATAAAGAAACAAGAATTTTATCTATTCTTCTATTCAGTAGTTTGTTTGGATTTATGTTGCTTTCCTCAATTGATTTTCCAAAAGAAAGAATAATACATAATGTGCTTGTTTTTTCAGGAATTGCAATAACTATATCTTTAAAAAATGAAAACAATAAAAATATTATTAATATAAAAAAATCAAGATTTTTAATTTTTCTGATAATTTGTTTTGTTATAAGTCTTATATCTTTAAAGTTTAATCGGGAAAAAGTAAAAGGAGGAATACATGCAGCAAAAATATGGGCATTATATATACCTAATCAAAGATGGGATTTGGTTATCAGAGAAGCAAAAAAAATAAATGATAAATATTATTTTATAAATCCAAATTCCACTCCAATAGCTTATCAAACTGCAATAGGAAAATATTCTATGAACAGGTTAGATGATGCATTAAAGGATTTTGAAATAGCATATAAACATCATCCATATCATTTAACTTTATTAGGTAATTATGCAACATGCTATGCAAGATTAGGAAATAGAGATAAAGCTATTCAACTTTATAAAGAAGCCCTTGATATTTCACCTTATTTTCCGGATGTTCTTGTTAATCTTGCTATTGTATATTATAACCAAAGAAAAATTGAAGAAGCATACGATATAATCAGAAAATGTGGGTACGATAAAAAAAATAAAAAATATTTACAAGCATTAGAAGAAATCCTTGTTAAAAAAATAGCATTAATTTATTATAAAAACCCCAATAATAAAGAATTACAAAAAAGAATTATTGAATTATTGAAAAATAAACCCAAATTAATTTCTATTTATAAAAAATCATTAGATAAAAATATTCCATTTGAAAATTTAATAATATCAAATACTAATAAATAATTTTATTTTAACCCGATTAATTACTCCCTTCGGTCATTAGAAAAGTTCATAAACTTAAAAGACAGAATCCTGAATTAATCTGACAGCCTGTTCCGATTTATCGGAAACTTAGAAAAGCTAATATTTTGCTGCGCTTTGCTCCCAAAATTTAAGCTTTACTAAGTCGGGGTTAACCTGAATTATATAAGAACTTAATAAATAAATGCATGAATAATTCATGTTAAATTGGGAAATTTAAAAAAACATGAGTATTTTTGATTATTATTAAATAAGATATTAAATTTTAAATAGATGAAAAAAATATTAATTATTATAGTATTTGTTTTTATTTTAGGTACTGTTTTAAGTTCTTGCAAATCATCAAAATGTCCGGCATATTCAAAAAATAATACCGAACAAAATGATAATACAAATGCATAATTAATACTATACTTAAATATTCTTCGTAACTTAATACCTCTTCCTTTAATTATAATAACTCTTTGTTATAGAGACAGTTTACCTTAGCATTCTTAAAAAAACGTATAAAATTATTATAATGGATTTCTAAAATTTTAATATATTATTCATCAGGAATTTAATTGATTAAAATACATTGTTTTGCTATATAATAACTTAAAAGAAAAACATTTTCAATACAATACTTTTGGTGAATTTTGTTAAAAAGTGCACAAATA is a window from the Bacteroidales bacterium genome containing:
- a CDS encoding ABC-F family ATP-binding cassette domain-containing protein, which translates into the protein MISINQLTVHFGGFELFNNVSFLINQRDRIGLAGRNGAGKTTLLKIIAGEQKTEKGQVSIPNDITIGYLPQQMIIEDKRTVYEETISSFSEILQIEKDIKDINNEISNRIDYESESYIKLFNKLNEKNERFQIIGGANIHASVEKILAGLGFLKSDFSRQTSEFSGGWRMRIELAKILLKKPNILLLDEPTNHLDIESIQWLEELLKDYKGAVMLVAHDRKFLDTVTARTIEISLGKTFDYKVPYSKFVELRKERRQQQLSAYRNQQKMIDETEKFIKRFRYKATKAVQVQSKIKQLAKLERIEIEEEDTLTMHFKFPPAPHSGTIVVETMDLSKSYDELLVLKNVNLIIEKGEKVCFVGKNGEGKTTLSKVIIGELQHEGVLKIGHNVKIGYYAQNQAELLDDNKTVLQTIDDEAVGEIRTKVRDILGSFLFSGDDVDKKVSVLSGGERSRLSLALMLLKPVNLLVLDEPTNHLDIRSKDILKQALLKFNGTLIIVSHDRDFLNGLTDKVYEFTNKNVKENICSIYDFIKKKKISSLIELERKGKTNKLLKSKQSTENKLSYLEKKEFDKVLRKISNKISKSEKEITRLEKEISEIDELLSNPEKLNKLQADNVFYSKYENLKKELNEEMKNWEKLNLEYENLQ
- a CDS encoding BamA/TamA family outer membrane protein; amino-acid sequence: MLQYILLKYKLLIIVFFIINYVFAQNNSYQLNIINCSEQYKHDKIISYQKNHSDSLSLVSYLDNYLQLYFKKGFLSASFDSIIYNNTNINAYLYFGQKYSWVNVSFDSIDDIIVRKTRIEKRKYSYQSINFSDIKKTNSRILEYCENNGYPFATITLEPLSFHNNKIEANLQLNKNEYYVFDSIHIIGNTKTSVTYIKKYLGIEKDKEYNEEKIKNISTRINELPFIRETKPYEIEFKKGKTDIKLYLENKKANRFNGIIGFLPDNETQNKILLTGELSLYLLNSFKKGELVSFTWKRTKVLSQDLTLNINYPYLFSTQFGVDFQLNIDKVDTLFLSVNSTIGLQYLINSRNYIAGYSDFYNSTLLSNEMSQNGNELYNADIKSQLLGLGFRFEKLDYKINPRNGYFLEFKISNGIKRIIKNPDIDEDIYNDFDTKTNQSKGTLIFFLYKTIFKNTVIKYQNNSGFINNSNLFENELFKLGGLKTIRGFDEKSILASLFYINTLELRYIYEKNSNVYLFFDQCFYKKNIHAEKKSDEPLSFGIGINLETKAGIFTINYAVGKQMNNPFLLKSAKIHFGYLNYF
- a CDS encoding O-antigen ligase family protein; protein product: MKKILQNLPIWLISLFIGIILPLIFHKKSFDPVLLPRLLGLSILVFILIITYFYFVWKQKINFQPTKKMLLLLIVMTGYILSSFISSFNAINFSEGIFETVKSSTIIMFFIFIVIAVNYNWKNINILIKSILILSLVIISIGIYQLSKVDFKEAIGHENYMAYYYTKALLVVKSTLALKNLFSSALFLSLPYLIFGVIFYKKYWRIISIILLVISLCFIIMLIARAVWISLAVSVVCGILLTLIYYIKKQDLWKIFIENKIKSFTISIITISIIGTIFYTFSYSELRFAMIFRDKVAELTDFQAYKQENIINAKRQTSTQTRLLAWYRSYKMFKENPIIGVGPGNWRVNLPKYGLHGYKKEIEYGKQNFQRAHNDFIWVLCETGIIGLFFYLLIFIIPLYFLLKNIFSSENKETRILSILLFSSLFGFMLLSSIDFPKERIIHNVLVFSGIAITISLKNENNKNIINIKKSRFLIFLIICFVISLISLKFNREKVKGGIHAAKIWALYIPNQRWDLVIREAKKINDKYYFINPNSTPIAYQTAIGKYSMNRLDDALKDFEIAYKHHPYHLTLLGNYATCYARLGNRDKAIQLYKEALDISPYFPDVLVNLAIVYYNQRKIEEAYDIIRKCGYDKKNKKYLQALEEILVKKIALIYYKNPNNKELQKRIIELLKNKPKLISIYKKSLDKNIPFENLIISNTNK